GAACCTATTATTCGGGCTTCCGCACCAAGTTCTAGCATCGATGTTTCGTTTAACGGATTCACATAATCCAAGTTCAGGGTAATATTTTTACCATCATCCTCAATTCTATCCTCAAACTCACTTGTTGCATTGCCTACGGTAGTAACAAAATCGGCTATTTGGGTGCTCGATGCATCGTTGTAGTTTCCTTCAAAATCCAGTTTATGCCCCTCATCGTTAAATTTATGTTGGTAGGCAAGATTATAACTATTATTTGTATTATCGTTGTCGTATGTTGCCAATTGGTCTGTATTGGTAAACACAGACCCTTCTGGGTACATAATGCCTATACCTACTTCACCTAAGCCTGTAAAGTAGTTTTGGTTGGTGTAAACCGATAGGGTATTCTTGTCGTTAATATAGTAATCCATACCAATTTTACCCAAAAAACCCTCGTTATCATTACTAATATCAAATGTTTGATTGGACATGATATCTTCACGAAACACATTTCCGTCGTTAAAACGTATTCCTGTATTCGACCCTATATTGGTAAAGAAGTTTACTTTACCTACGCGGTAATTCATATCTACCGAGTTGTTGTATTTGGGCGTTTCTCCAAAAGTAATACCTGCATTAAAACTACCATTAAACCCATCGTTTGCATTTTTATGCAATACAATATTAATAATACCCGACATCCCCTCGGGATTGTATTTTGCGCTAGGGTTAGTAATAAGCTCTATTTTTTTAATGGATGTAGAGGGTATTTGGCGTAGCAATTGCGCTGCGCTAATATTAGTTGGGCGTCCGTCTACTAAAATACGTACGTTTTGGTTGCCACGTAACGATATGTTTCCGTTTTGGTCTACATTAACCGATGGAATATTATTCATAATTTCTGATGCTGTACCTCCAGCTGTAGTAAGGTCGCGCCCTACGGTAATTACCTTTCGGTCTATTTTCTGCTCTATTGTAGATATTTCCTTAACAATAGAAACTTCCTCAAGCTCCATTGCCGATTCCTCAAGTGCTACCGTGCCAATGGTTATACTTTTATCGTCTTTTGTAATGTTTACACTAACAGTTTGGGTTTTGTAACCCATAAACTGCACATCTACCGTATAATTTTTAAGGGGTAATTTTTTTATGATGAATTCACCATCGTCGTTTGTAATACCACCAGTAACAACATTACTACCATCTTTAACAACAATACTAACGTAAGGTAAGGGTGCAGCAGATGCTTTATCGATAACTTTACCAGAAATACTACCTGGGTTTT
The Flavobacterium litorale genome window above contains:
- a CDS encoding TonB-dependent receptor domain-containing protein; protein product: MNFKFLLLLLIGSLSTAYAQNPGSISGKVIDKASAAPLPYVSIVVKDGSNVVTGGITNDDGEFIIKKLPLKNYTVDVQFMGYKTQTVSVNITKDDKSITIGTVALEESAMELEEVSIVKEISTIEQKIDRKVITVGRDLTTAGGTASEIMNNIPSVNVDQNGNISLRGNQNVRILVDGRPTNISAAQLLRQIPSTSIKKIELITNPSAKYNPEGMSGIINIVLHKNANDGFNGSFNAGITFGETPKYNNSVDMNYRVGKVNFFTNIGSNTGIRFNDGNVFREDIMSNQTFDISNDNEGFLGKIGMDYYINDKNTLSVYTNQNYFTGLGEVGIGIMYPEGSVFTNTDQLATYDNDNTNNSYNLAYQHKFNDEGHKLDFEGNYNDASSTQIADFVTTVGNATSEFEDRIEDDGKNITLNLDYVNPLNETSMLELGAEARIIGSENDYTTTNPDVTNPALQNSNYTYDLYIYSGYATFGQKFEKFSYQLGARFESYRAEADFNRGDVTFTDEYFTVYPSAYLTYTMDESNMFQISYSRRVDRPSLQQTKPVREFATPLITSLGNQTLEPQFTNSVEVNYTKMLGQGSSVTAGVFYRLINNEISRVLFPDETTENTQDQIMSFDNFDNNTSFGFEVSANYKITKWWNVQPAIDFSSISQKGLVSVLQPGTTNEYESVITEVDVAAFNARLNSNFNVNRRLSFLLFGFYRGAVDGIQNNIEEMYKIDSGVRYSLLDNKMSLSVRFSDMFNTMRYGFNSENPFPQNGEFLWESSTVYFGLNYRFGGGKNRAMKRKQRDDNTKQSGGGMF